The proteins below are encoded in one region of Chloroflexota bacterium:
- a CDS encoding IS200/IS605 family transposase: MSIYLHKSHNVSVLLYHLVFPTKYRRL; encoded by the coding sequence ATGAGCATCTATTTACACAAGAGCCACAATGTAAGCGTATTGTTGTATCATCTGGTGTTTCCAACGAAATACCGTCGGCTA